A region from the Oceanidesulfovibrio marinus genome encodes:
- the hemC gene encoding hydroxymethylbilane synthase — protein sequence MDKLVIATRGSKLALWQANHIKDALESTHSGLSVELLVLKTKGDKILDVPLAKVGGKGLFVKEIEDALLDGRADLAVHSMKDVPTELPGGLVLGVMPVREEPTDTFLSVKYETLDNLPQGAVVGTSSLRRQTQLLALRPDLKIESLRGNVDTRLRKLMEGQFDAIVMATSGLKRLGLTAPHMEILGPPRFLPAVGQGALGIEYRADDDRVIGLLEFLKDRETMLRVHAERGFLAGLDGGCQVPIAAYAVLEGDTVQLTGLVADEDGTRVIRRECSGPAASDKTSYAMGLDLAREVLDAGGKAILDEVYGRLGDEEAPSPS from the coding sequence ATGGACAAGCTCGTCATCGCGACGCGGGGCAGCAAGCTCGCCCTCTGGCAGGCCAACCACATCAAGGACGCCCTGGAATCCACCCACTCCGGCCTTTCGGTGGAGCTCCTGGTGCTCAAAACCAAGGGCGACAAGATTCTGGACGTGCCCCTGGCCAAGGTGGGGGGCAAGGGCCTCTTCGTGAAGGAGATCGAGGACGCGCTGCTGGACGGCCGCGCCGACCTGGCCGTGCACTCCATGAAGGACGTGCCCACGGAGCTGCCCGGCGGTCTGGTTCTGGGCGTGATGCCGGTGCGCGAGGAGCCCACAGACACATTTCTGAGTGTGAAGTACGAGACCCTGGACAATCTGCCGCAGGGCGCTGTGGTGGGCACCTCCAGCCTGCGCCGCCAGACCCAGCTGCTGGCGCTGCGCCCGGACCTGAAAATCGAGTCCCTGCGCGGCAATGTGGACACCCGCCTGCGCAAGCTCATGGAAGGCCAGTTCGACGCCATCGTCATGGCCACCTCCGGCCTCAAGCGCCTGGGCCTTACCGCGCCGCACATGGAGATTCTGGGCCCGCCCCGGTTCCTGCCAGCCGTGGGCCAGGGCGCTCTGGGCATCGAGTACCGAGCGGACGACGATCGCGTCATCGGTCTGCTTGAGTTCTTGAAGGACCGCGAGACCATGCTCCGTGTCCACGCCGAACGCGGCTTCCTGGCCGGCCTGGACGGCGGCTGCCAAGTGCCCATCGCGGCCTATGCCGTGCTGGAGGGCGATACCGTGCAGCTCACCGGCTTGGTGGCAGACGAGGACGGAACACGGGTCATCCGGCGCGAGTGCAGCGGACCTGCCGCGTCTGATAAGACGTCCTACGCCATGGGCCTGGACCTGGCCAGGGAAGTGCTCGACGCCGGGGGCAAGGCCATCCTCGACGAGGTCTACGGCCGACTGGGCGACGAGGAAGCACCCTCGCCGTCGTAA
- a CDS encoding FmdB family zinc ribbon protein, with protein sequence MPMHDFMCQSCKHEFEELVVKDEEVKCPKCGSANTQQLMSCCRFSMGGDNGVGKAAQWRAQGGTSPSKCSGCSGGNCSTC encoded by the coding sequence ATGCCTATGCATGATTTCATGTGCCAGTCCTGCAAACATGAGTTTGAGGAGCTGGTCGTCAAGGATGAAGAAGTGAAGTGCCCCAAGTGCGGCTCTGCAAATACCCAGCAGCTGATGTCCTGCTGCCGTTTCAGCATGGGCGGCGACAACGGAGTGGGCAAGGCGGCCCAGTGGCGCGCCCAGGGGGGCACCTCGCCCTCCAAGTGCTCCGGCTGCTCGGGCGGCAACTGCTCCACCTGCTGA
- the amrB gene encoding AmmeMemoRadiSam system protein B, which yields MDRNPIVAGRFYDDNPRRLYDQIGTYLDAAGPMDQERTILAMAPHAGYVYSGRVAGMALGRANLASTIVLLGPNHTGNGLPLAVWPSGKWYIPGGAIPVNESLAAAILQAAPKFAEDSSAHLYEHSLEVMAPFLLELGERRNTSYSIVPIAVAEPHFEVLQETGRALGRLLASWEEPVSMVVSSDMSHYVSARRAKELDTLALDAVKALDPRQLFQTVRERNITMCGVLPMSLAMTAALEMGATKAEIVEYATSGDVSGDFDQVVGYAGAVVS from the coding sequence ATGGACAGGAACCCCATAGTCGCCGGCCGGTTCTACGACGACAACCCCCGGCGCCTGTACGATCAGATCGGCACATATCTGGACGCTGCCGGTCCCATGGACCAGGAGCGCACCATTCTGGCCATGGCGCCGCACGCCGGCTATGTGTACTCGGGCCGGGTGGCCGGCATGGCCTTGGGCCGGGCCAACCTCGCTTCCACCATTGTGCTGCTGGGTCCCAACCATACGGGCAACGGCCTGCCCCTGGCCGTGTGGCCGAGCGGCAAATGGTACATCCCGGGCGGCGCCATCCCCGTGAACGAGTCTCTGGCCGCCGCGATTCTGCAGGCCGCGCCCAAGTTTGCGGAGGACAGCTCCGCCCATCTGTACGAGCACTCCCTGGAGGTCATGGCCCCGTTCCTTCTGGAGCTGGGCGAGCGGCGCAACACGTCGTACTCCATTGTGCCCATCGCCGTGGCCGAGCCGCACTTCGAGGTGCTCCAGGAAACGGGCCGCGCCCTGGGCCGGCTGCTGGCCTCGTGGGAGGAGCCCGTGTCCATGGTGGTCAGCTCCGACATGAGTCACTACGTGAGCGCCAGGCGGGCCAAAGAGCTCGACACGCTGGCCCTGGACGCCGTAAAAGCGTTGGACCCGCGCCAGCTTTTCCAGACAGTGCGCGAACGGAACATCACCATGTGCGGCGTGCTGCCCATGAGCCTGGCCATGACCGCCGCCCTGGAGATGGGCGCGACAAAGGCCGAGATCGTGGAGTACGCCACATCCGGCGATGTGAGCGGCGATTTCGACCAGGTGGTGGGCTACGCCGGCGCCGTAGTCAGCTGA
- a CDS encoding efflux RND transporter permease subunit, with protein MKPVVRFSLKQTVFFNLVFVLLMVVGAFALINMPVERYPLINFGKVVITTYFPGASAEEVEKLVTHEIEDALEDLEDVEFIRSTSYRERSSILVKFVDDSDYDKLFNELRFKILTMVKELPEDIDPPEFVDIKTSDWLPVVAVNLAGNRSNRALTLMAEEMKIPLAQIPGVQEVELRGEYEREFHVYLDPERMMRVGVTFDDVVRSLTEANVSIPSGTYDDGTAQFVVKVDERFRNRQDVVDTIIRRDMDGSFVRLEDVISRAELAYRDPFVITSVNGRDSVSLQVIKTEAGNALDIKEQVLQIVDGFEQRLKDEGVDVVLTQDSTTYIKDAMSTLGWNLLVGVVLVCAIIWYFMGVRNAGLTTIGIPFSFLVTMIFMYFTGNSLNEITLFSFVLVSGIIVDDAIVVVENIYRHVQEGWPLRKAIVNGTAEVFLPVISATTTTVAAFLPMLIMTGTTGEFFAQVPIAISFAILASLIECLLILPIHYLDHGPRKDSHVPDEEKDNIVIAVSRRITAAVTGFTLRRRFLSIGIVIVAFVTSIAVLGVSVAGVAPLIRIKFFPDDYNLYYIIVDAPSSTPVRVVSDKLKDISHFVMDDGPGMAESTSASAGFFINEDYEMVYGENYGYVVVTLPAKNLRDFGDRAGNDPLLHLEEMRRRVKAAYEKDGWKVRLRAEKGGPPTGKDITVRVRGQDPDNVHRLAAAVQQMMRSDERFAPYLSELGTDQAQPARVFQLKVREERAAEYGVSPQRVARLAASVLDGTYVGEYRLSDEDVDLKLRFSQEYLQTPEKALSIPLIEHPSGPVRLGDLVRVETYTDPAYLIRYDGDRAVTISANLVPNAPTSTPAVVKQIRDAYNAMKGDYPGAQLTFGGDFESTQRSYTSLAYAFIIAVLLIYLILATQFRSYLQPAIILSAVVFSLIGVVVGKLATQSYFTVNSFIALVGVTGVVVNDSLVLVNFMNVLREQGASRAEAIREGIRVRLRPILLTTLTTTLGLLPMAVGFPQYSLVWGSMASTFVTGLCTATALTLFIVPVEWDLLEGLKERVRRRKARRSGHGLDEHHADWRGADGRDADTRDTES; from the coding sequence GTGAAACCTGTCGTCCGGTTCTCCCTCAAGCAGACCGTCTTCTTCAATCTGGTCTTCGTACTGCTCATGGTGGTGGGCGCGTTCGCGCTCATCAACATGCCGGTGGAGCGCTACCCGCTGATCAACTTCGGCAAGGTGGTCATCACCACGTACTTCCCGGGCGCATCGGCCGAGGAGGTGGAGAAGCTCGTCACCCACGAGATCGAGGATGCGCTGGAGGACCTGGAGGACGTGGAGTTCATCCGCTCCACCTCGTACCGGGAACGTTCGTCCATCCTGGTCAAGTTCGTGGACGACTCCGACTACGACAAGCTGTTCAACGAGCTGCGCTTCAAGATCCTGACTATGGTCAAGGAGCTGCCCGAGGACATCGACCCGCCCGAGTTCGTGGACATCAAGACCTCGGACTGGCTGCCCGTGGTGGCGGTGAACCTGGCCGGAAACCGCTCCAACCGTGCGCTCACGCTGATGGCCGAGGAGATGAAGATTCCGCTGGCGCAGATACCGGGCGTGCAGGAGGTGGAGCTACGCGGCGAGTACGAGCGCGAGTTCCACGTTTACCTGGACCCGGAGCGGATGATGCGCGTGGGCGTCACCTTTGACGACGTGGTGCGCAGCCTGACCGAGGCCAACGTCTCCATTCCCTCCGGCACCTACGATGACGGCACGGCACAGTTCGTGGTCAAGGTGGACGAGCGCTTCCGCAACCGCCAGGACGTGGTGGACACCATCATCCGCCGCGATATGGATGGCAGCTTTGTCCGGTTGGAGGACGTGATCAGCCGCGCTGAGCTTGCCTACCGCGATCCATTCGTCATCACTTCGGTCAACGGGCGGGACTCCGTGTCCCTGCAAGTCATCAAGACCGAGGCGGGCAACGCCCTGGACATCAAGGAGCAGGTGCTCCAGATCGTGGACGGGTTCGAGCAGCGGCTCAAGGACGAAGGGGTGGACGTGGTCCTCACCCAGGACTCCACCACCTACATCAAGGACGCCATGTCCACCCTGGGCTGGAACCTCCTGGTGGGTGTGGTCCTGGTCTGCGCGATCATCTGGTACTTCATGGGCGTGCGCAACGCCGGGCTGACCACCATCGGCATCCCCTTCTCCTTCCTGGTGACCATGATCTTCATGTACTTCACCGGAAACTCGCTCAACGAAATCACGCTGTTCTCCTTCGTGCTCGTCTCCGGCATCATTGTGGACGACGCCATTGTGGTGGTGGAGAACATCTACCGCCACGTGCAGGAGGGCTGGCCCCTGCGCAAGGCCATCGTCAACGGCACGGCCGAGGTCTTCCTGCCGGTCATTTCCGCCACCACCACGACCGTGGCCGCGTTCCTGCCCATGCTGATCATGACCGGCACCACCGGCGAGTTCTTCGCCCAGGTGCCCATCGCCATCAGCTTCGCCATCCTCGCCTCGCTTATCGAATGCCTGCTCATCCTGCCCATCCACTACCTGGACCACGGGCCGCGCAAGGACTCCCACGTACCGGACGAGGAAAAGGACAACATCGTCATCGCCGTATCCCGGCGCATCACAGCTGCGGTCACCGGCTTCACGCTGCGCCGGCGCTTCCTGTCCATCGGTATAGTCATCGTCGCCTTCGTGACCTCCATCGCCGTGCTCGGCGTGTCCGTGGCGGGCGTAGCGCCGCTCATCCGCATCAAATTCTTCCCGGACGACTACAACCTCTACTACATCATCGTGGACGCGCCCTCATCCACACCGGTGCGCGTCGTCTCCGACAAGCTCAAGGACATCTCGCACTTTGTGATGGACGACGGCCCGGGCATGGCGGAGTCCACCTCGGCCTCGGCCGGCTTCTTCATCAACGAAGACTACGAGATGGTCTACGGCGAAAACTACGGCTACGTGGTGGTGACCCTGCCGGCCAAGAACCTGCGCGACTTCGGGGACAGGGCCGGGAACGATCCCCTGCTCCATCTGGAGGAAATGCGACGCCGGGTGAAGGCGGCGTACGAGAAAGACGGCTGGAAGGTGCGACTGCGCGCGGAAAAGGGTGGACCGCCCACAGGCAAGGACATCACCGTGCGCGTGCGCGGCCAGGACCCGGACAACGTCCACCGCCTGGCGGCCGCGGTGCAGCAGATGATGCGCTCTGACGAGCGCTTTGCCCCATATCTGAGCGAGCTCGGTACGGACCAGGCCCAGCCGGCGCGGGTCTTCCAGCTCAAGGTACGGGAGGAACGCGCCGCCGAGTACGGCGTCTCTCCGCAACGGGTGGCGCGCCTGGCCGCCAGCGTGCTGGACGGCACGTATGTAGGCGAGTACCGCCTGTCCGACGAGGACGTGGACCTCAAGCTGCGCTTCTCGCAGGAGTATCTGCAGACGCCGGAAAAGGCGCTCTCCATCCCGCTCATCGAGCACCCCAGCGGCCCGGTGCGCCTGGGCGATCTGGTGCGCGTGGAAACATACACCGACCCGGCGTACCTCATCCGCTACGACGGCGACCGCGCCGTGACCATCTCGGCCAACCTGGTGCCCAACGCGCCGACCTCCACCCCGGCCGTGGTCAAGCAGATCCGCGACGCCTACAACGCCATGAAGGGCGACTATCCCGGCGCGCAGCTCACATTCGGCGGCGACTTCGAGTCCACCCAGCGCTCATACACATCCCTGGCGTACGCCTTCATCATCGCCGTGCTGCTCATCTACCTGATCCTGGCCACGCAGTTCCGCTCCTACCTCCAGCCGGCCATCATTCTCTCGGCCGTGGTCTTCTCGCTGATCGGCGTGGTGGTGGGCAAGCTGGCCACCCAGTCCTATTTCACGGTGAACAGCTTCATCGCCCTGGTGGGCGTGACCGGCGTTGTGGTCAACGACTCCCTGGTGCTGGTCAACTTCATGAACGTGCTGCGCGAGCAGGGGGCTTCCCGCGCCGAGGCCATTCGCGAGGGCATCCGCGTGCGGCTGCGGCCTATCCTGCTCACCACGCTGACCACCACCCTGGGCCTGTTGCCCATGGCCGTGGGCTTTCCGCAGTACTCGCTGGTCTGGGGCTCCATGGCCTCCACATTCGTCACCGGCCTGTGCACGGCAACGGCGCTTACCCTGTTCATCGTGCCGGTGGAGTGGGACCTGCTCGAAGGGCTCAAGGAGCGCGTACGTCGCAGAAAGGCGCGGCGCTCCGGCCACGGGCTGGACGAGCACCATGCGGACTGGCGCGGCGCAGACGGGCGCGACGCAGACACTCGCGACACGGAATCGTAA
- a CDS encoding prenyltransferase gives MMSERASAFRVWVKASRPLSLAHLVFPLLMGQALAVQAHGAWSWPMFAAVMLYGWLQQLAIVFLNDYFDAEADRANRMRTPFSGGSRVLPDGDLKPRQLLLAGVYAACLVLILGIALSLADRPLLAPLFAGGLALLALYSAPPFRCNYRGGGELLQGLGCGGLLPVIGFYGQAGTLNHLPWLLLAPFVVLHAACSITTSLPDAPADALAGKRTLAAMIGPLRAGYAALGLAVAAILVTPVCEPRMGVWSGVALGVALGLLAVAAPQVRRFGPTLRSRRAVIIYVAMVELACMAYALGFTADPFIAG, from the coding sequence ATGATGTCCGAACGCGCATCCGCTTTCCGGGTGTGGGTCAAGGCATCCCGGCCATTGTCCCTGGCGCACCTCGTCTTTCCGCTGCTCATGGGCCAGGCCCTGGCCGTACAGGCCCACGGCGCGTGGTCCTGGCCGATGTTCGCCGCGGTCATGCTCTACGGCTGGCTGCAGCAGCTCGCCATCGTCTTTCTGAACGACTACTTCGACGCCGAGGCCGACCGCGCCAACCGCATGCGCACGCCCTTTTCCGGCGGCTCCCGCGTACTGCCGGACGGCGACCTCAAACCGCGGCAGCTCCTGCTCGCCGGGGTCTACGCCGCCTGCCTCGTGCTCATTCTTGGCATCGCCCTGAGCCTGGCGGACCGGCCCTTGCTGGCCCCGCTCTTCGCCGGCGGTCTGGCGCTGCTCGCCCTGTACAGCGCGCCGCCATTCCGCTGCAACTACCGCGGCGGAGGCGAGCTGCTCCAGGGCCTGGGCTGCGGCGGCCTCCTGCCGGTCATCGGCTTCTACGGCCAGGCCGGAACCCTGAACCACCTTCCCTGGCTGCTGCTCGCGCCGTTCGTTGTGCTGCACGCGGCGTGCTCCATCACCACCTCCCTGCCGGACGCACCGGCCGACGCCTTGGCCGGCAAGCGCACCCTGGCCGCGATGATCGGCCCGCTACGCGCCGGGTACGCGGCCCTCGGTCTGGCTGTGGCCGCCATCCTGGTTACCCCGGTGTGCGAGCCGCGTATGGGCGTGTGGTCCGGCGTGGCCCTGGGCGTGGCTCTGGGGCTGCTGGCCGTGGCCGCGCCGCAGGTGCGCCGGTTCGGGCCCACGCTCCGCTCCCGCCGGGCTGTGATCATCTACGTGGCCATGGTGGAGCTGGCGTGCATGGCCTACGCCCTGGGATTCACCGCCGACCCGTTTATCGCGGGCTGA
- a CDS encoding tetratricopeptide repeat protein — protein MVLSRLAGAFRTLLLTVAAAAVVLTAPPSAQAFNYYWGKHPDKDRIVVKFDGDVPKYSIARTSKTSIDITLPDGFWAGKRRPPMLLMQTGANAKDIKPTDTGLRIDLRNDTFGYLHFVLEDADKLVVDVFEDSMGARWEPGAEEPPVQPAAQPESQPAEQPAAPEPAPEAKAEPQPAPEAMQPAGETAAAARPDTLTAEPAPPAPTQEPSAMPAASAANETSPAVEAPSEPAAASAPSFSFRSSLPSRSPEGTQARPEPEPTKTETNQTAASEAAAPSSAGTSQPAQGTMAVADNGPSYELRAPMAKPGEVAPVLRRSTPTQAEESPQQAAADTPDIQAPQQYLMDMPGMNATAGNATAENAEVPPPPVIDTEAAKQARETADRQEAAAREQAAQANNQTAETPQAGTAPEPLDETASLDQMPMPETAAASGEEQNRTGPDGEPIPTTAELLDQARISFVNEEYETALTQLKQLRGAPGLTDAEREEVLYFLADSQYALHRDDMRENYETVTSAYKAAMNFNPQSSSTPQALLKMGVINLEVDNPREAEAYFNILRKQYPGNENIPLTYFYWGDYYFKHGRYQEAADSYQYIIQQFPDTKYVRESGVGLARSLERLGFDEQAAEIVDYLEKRWPRFYVEYPPFLRLVGDVSYQNQEYEKAKLNLWTFYNLDPEGPEADLALARIGDIYVKEGKLDAAREVYQKTAQKYPEREGGLIARMRLAEKGIYDKPTTQDMFTVFDQPYTTAPEDIYKEIVSKHPDSALAPLAQLKLAMWYMHGNQQRDTLVAIQDFLTRYPESPLMPRAKEVASDAFGKLVDTMVKEENYAGAMRLWDGSPAIRDIVGDLAPKTRIALGLSSWKEGRPEQAWNLVSPFLVSEGMPQYSEMALNLALSVALENGYWDRIVNMRPIVDGWEVTPKTRDEYNYALALAYENLGQEDQSAPMWASLTGDDGLDPLRRAYAQYFMAVNARKQGDLKKAYDMARDSLEYFLESDKDPGKIDDLLPMLVEIAEGGGRIREAIGWNLDYLERLQQSDPQWPAARYRMAQLYRKAQDVQQWRAILEDLAKNNPNSLYGRMADMDLRTQGLVKDARQLAPNI, from the coding sequence GTGGTATTATCACGTCTTGCCGGAGCTTTCCGGACCCTTCTCCTGACGGTCGCCGCTGCGGCCGTTGTCCTGACCGCGCCCCCGTCGGCGCAGGCCTTCAACTATTATTGGGGCAAGCACCCGGACAAGGACCGCATCGTCGTAAAATTTGACGGTGACGTGCCCAAGTACTCCATCGCCCGCACCTCCAAGACCAGCATCGACATCACGCTGCCCGATGGTTTCTGGGCCGGAAAGCGCAGGCCGCCCATGCTGCTGATGCAGACCGGGGCCAACGCCAAGGACATCAAACCCACCGATACCGGGCTGCGCATCGATCTGCGGAATGACACCTTCGGCTACCTCCATTTTGTGCTGGAGGACGCGGACAAGCTGGTGGTGGACGTGTTCGAGGACTCCATGGGCGCTCGCTGGGAGCCCGGCGCAGAGGAGCCCCCCGTTCAGCCCGCGGCCCAGCCCGAATCCCAGCCCGCGGAACAGCCTGCCGCGCCGGAACCAGCGCCTGAGGCCAAGGCGGAGCCTCAGCCCGCGCCGGAAGCCATGCAGCCGGCTGGGGAGACTGCTGCCGCAGCCAGGCCCGATACCCTGACTGCCGAGCCCGCGCCCCCCGCACCGACTCAGGAGCCATCCGCCATGCCGGCCGCTTCGGCCGCCAATGAAACGTCGCCTGCGGTGGAGGCTCCGTCAGAACCGGCCGCAGCATCCGCGCCGTCATTCTCTTTCCGCTCGTCCCTGCCGTCGCGTTCACCAGAAGGGACACAGGCCAGGCCCGAGCCCGAGCCGACAAAGACCGAGACAAATCAAACTGCCGCTTCCGAGGCGGCCGCGCCGTCTTCTGCCGGGACATCCCAGCCAGCCCAGGGCACCATGGCTGTGGCGGACAATGGTCCCTCCTACGAGCTCCGCGCACCCATGGCCAAACCCGGCGAGGTGGCTCCGGTGCTGCGCAGGTCCACGCCGACCCAGGCCGAAGAGAGCCCGCAGCAGGCCGCCGCGGATACCCCGGATATTCAGGCGCCGCAGCAGTACCTCATGGACATGCCCGGCATGAACGCCACGGCGGGGAATGCCACGGCCGAGAACGCCGAGGTCCCGCCGCCTCCGGTCATCGATACCGAAGCCGCCAAGCAGGCCCGGGAGACCGCGGACAGGCAGGAGGCCGCTGCCAGAGAGCAGGCCGCCCAGGCGAACAATCAGACAGCCGAGACCCCGCAGGCCGGCACTGCTCCGGAGCCTTTGGACGAGACAGCAAGCCTGGATCAGATGCCCATGCCGGAAACGGCCGCTGCATCCGGCGAGGAGCAGAACCGCACGGGGCCGGACGGCGAGCCCATTCCCACGACGGCGGAGCTTCTGGATCAGGCCCGGATTTCCTTTGTCAACGAGGAGTACGAGACGGCGCTGACCCAGCTGAAGCAGCTGCGCGGCGCACCGGGACTGACGGACGCCGAGCGCGAGGAGGTGCTCTACTTCCTGGCCGATTCGCAGTACGCGCTTCACCGCGACGACATGCGCGAGAACTATGAGACCGTGACCAGCGCCTACAAGGCGGCCATGAACTTCAATCCGCAGTCGTCGTCCACGCCTCAGGCGCTGCTCAAGATGGGGGTCATCAACCTGGAGGTGGACAACCCCCGCGAGGCCGAGGCGTACTTCAACATCCTGCGCAAGCAGTATCCGGGCAACGAGAACATCCCGCTGACCTACTTCTACTGGGGCGACTACTACTTCAAGCACGGGCGCTACCAGGAGGCCGCGGACAGCTACCAGTACATCATCCAGCAGTTTCCGGACACCAAGTACGTGCGCGAGTCCGGCGTTGGCCTGGCGCGCTCCCTGGAACGCCTCGGCTTTGACGAGCAGGCCGCGGAGATCGTGGACTATCTGGAAAAACGCTGGCCGCGGTTCTACGTGGAGTACCCGCCGTTCCTGCGGCTGGTGGGCGACGTGAGCTACCAGAACCAGGAGTACGAGAAGGCCAAGCTGAACCTCTGGACCTTCTACAACCTGGACCCGGAAGGGCCCGAGGCCGACCTGGCCCTGGCGCGCATCGGCGACATCTATGTGAAGGAAGGCAAGCTGGACGCCGCGCGTGAAGTCTACCAGAAGACCGCCCAGAAGTACCCGGAGCGGGAGGGCGGACTCATCGCCCGCATGCGCCTGGCCGAGAAGGGCATCTACGACAAGCCCACCACGCAGGACATGTTCACCGTGTTCGACCAGCCGTACACCACGGCGCCGGAGGACATTTACAAGGAGATCGTGTCCAAGCATCCGGACAGCGCCCTGGCGCCCCTGGCGCAGCTCAAGCTGGCCATGTGGTATATGCACGGCAATCAGCAACGCGACACCCTGGTGGCCATACAGGACTTTCTGACCCGCTACCCGGAAAGCCCGCTCATGCCGCGTGCCAAGGAGGTGGCCTCGGACGCCTTTGGCAAGCTGGTGGATACGATGGTCAAGGAAGAGAACTACGCCGGCGCGATGCGGCTGTGGGACGGCTCCCCGGCCATCCGCGACATCGTGGGTGATCTGGCCCCCAAGACGCGCATCGCCCTGGGCCTGTCCTCCTGGAAGGAAGGCCGGCCGGAGCAGGCGTGGAACCTGGTCTCGCCGTTCCTCGTGTCCGAGGGCATGCCCCAGTACTCGGAGATGGCGCTGAACCTGGCCCTGTCCGTGGCCCTGGAGAACGGCTACTGGGACCGCATCGTCAACATGCGGCCCATCGTGGACGGCTGGGAGGTCACGCCCAAGACGCGCGACGAGTACAACTACGCCCTGGCCCTGGCCTACGAGAATCTGGGCCAGGAAGACCAAAGCGCGCCCATGTGGGCCAGCCTCACGGGCGACGACGGGCTCGACCCCCTGCGCCGGGCCTACGCCCAGTACTTCATGGCCGTGAACGCGCGCAAGCAGGGCGATCTGAAAAAGGCCTACGACATGGCTCGGGACAGCCTGGAGTACTTCCTGGAGTCGGACAAGGACCCCGGTAAGATCGACGACCTTCTGCCCATGCTCGTGGAGATCGCCGAAGGTGGCGGCCGTATCCGCGAGGCCATCGGTTGGAACCTGGACTACCTCGAACGGCTCCAGCAGTCCGATCCCCAGTGGCCGGCGGCGCGGTACCGCATGGCCCAGCTCTACCGCAAGGCGCAGGACGTGCAGCAGTGGCGCGCCATTCTGGAAGATCTTGCCAAGAACAACCCGAACTCGTTGTATGGCCGCATGGCCGATATGGACCTGCGCACCCAGGGTCTGGTGAAGGACGCCAGACAGCTCGCCCCGAACATCTGA
- a CDS encoding D-sedoheptulose 7-phosphate isomerase encodes MSQEVLEMIGSYGQEGAVLRETFFAENAARIEEIARLMAVSLADGGKILYCGNGGSAADSQHLAAELVNRFQLERPPLPGIALTTDTSALTAIGNDYGFDQVFRKQVQGLGKRGDVLVAISTSGNSENLVQALKAAADMGMVRVGLLGGDGGEMAHLCQHALLVPSKSTPLVQEVHIAAGHMLCKLIDYFLFENVAEITEYIRMGASLETIPGQEGE; translated from the coding sequence ATGTCCCAGGAAGTCTTGGAAATGATTGGCAGCTACGGCCAGGAAGGCGCAGTGCTCCGCGAGACCTTCTTTGCCGAGAACGCCGCACGTATCGAGGAGATCGCCAGGCTGATGGCCGTCTCACTTGCCGACGGCGGAAAAATCCTCTATTGCGGCAACGGCGGCAGCGCGGCAGATTCCCAGCACCTTGCGGCCGAGCTCGTGAACAGGTTCCAGCTGGAACGCCCGCCCCTGCCCGGCATCGCCCTGACCACGGACACCTCGGCCCTCACGGCCATCGGCAACGACTACGGCTTCGATCAGGTGTTTCGCAAGCAGGTGCAGGGCCTGGGCAAACGGGGCGACGTGCTCGTGGCCATCTCCACCTCGGGCAACAGCGAGAACCTGGTCCAGGCGCTCAAGGCCGCGGCCGACATGGGCATGGTCCGGGTCGGTCTGCTGGGCGGCGACGGCGGGGAGATGGCGCACCTGTGCCAGCACGCGCTGCTTGTTCCCAGCAAGTCCACGCCCCTGGTGCAGGAGGTGCACATTGCCGCCGGCCACATGCTGTGCAAGCTGATCGACTACTTCCTCTTCGAGAACGTCGCGGAGATCACCGAGTATATCCGCATGGGCGCTTCCCTGGAGACGATTCCCGGCCAAGAGGGCGAATAG